Sequence from the Deltaproteobacteria bacterium IMCC39524 genome:
TCTTGACCGTCGTCTGGTCGAAAAGCGGTCCTTTCCAGCGATCGACATTAATAAATCCGGAACCCGTCGTGAAGAACTCCTGGTTGACGAAAAGAGCCTGCAGCGCATCTGGCTGCTACGCAAAGTCCTTTCATCGATGAACGTGGTTGACAGTATGGAGTTCCTGCGCGACAAACTCAGTGACGTCAAGACTAACCAGGAATTTCTCGATAGCATGAACCGCTAAGCTTGATTCTGCTTAAGCTCATTGTTGCTTCCGGTGACAGATCATCGGAAAAAGTTGCAATTGCTTATAAATAGTGGTATCAAATCACTCTTTTAAGGCCTTTAAGGCCCACTAAATCCGCGACCTGTACCAAGCCAGGTCAATAGGAGTTGAACGATGAAAGAAGGTATCCACCCGAGTTACGAGCCATCCACGGTTACTTGTCACTGTGGTAATTCATTTGAGACCAAATCGACCAAGGGCGACATTACGACGGAAATTTGCTCGTCTTGCCATCCCTTTTACACCGGCAAGCAGAAGCTGATGGACACCGCCGGTCGGATCGAGCGTTTCCGCAAGAGGTACGAAAAGAAAGACTAGAGTTCTGGGGGGCGGCCCTGTTGGGTCGTCCCTTTATTTTTGCTGCCGGGTTCGCCGGCACAATCTCTTCCGCGTCCCGTTCCGGGACACGGCCCGGTTCACCGGACGACGCGGTCTTATTTGGAAACGAAGGCCATGCACGTCCAACTTCTGTCACACACTCCTATTCCTGAACAGGTCGTTGCAGCTGCCGCGCGGCTTTGCTATTCCGAATCTTCCATTGAGCAATTGCTTGGTCAGGCACCAGAACAGATCGCCAAGATGTTGCAGAAGATCCTTGAACTAGGCCACTTCTCGGTCCTTGAACACGCATCTTTCACCTTTGGTATTGAAGGTATCAGCCGCGCCTGCTCCCACCAGCTTGTGCGACATCGAATCGCCTCATTTTCGCAACAGAGCCAGCGTTATGTTTCTCATGAACAGCAGTTCGAATTAATCGTCCCCGAGAGTATTCGCGAACACCAGTCTTTGCTAAAACGTTTTGAAACGCATATGCAGGTTACTCACGAGCTCTACAGAGACCTGATGGATGTAGGTGTTCCCGCTGAGGATGCCCGCTTCGTACTGCCCAACGCGGCATCTACCAAGCTGGTGATGACCATGAATGCCCGCGAGCTACATCATTTCTTCGCGCTGCGTTGCTGTCGCCGGGCCCAGTGGGAGATTCAGGCGCTGGCCAAAGAAATGTTGCAGTTGGCACGAGAGGCTTCATCTCTTCTCTTTGCTGAGGCCGGCCCCGGATGTCTGAAGCGGCCTTGCCCTGAAGGTGCTATGACCTGCGGTGAGATCAAAGCCGTTCGTGAAGAGTATTGGCAACTGTAAATCAACCCTGAACCTGTGATTTTTGATAATGCCAGGTTCAACATCAAGAACGATGACAGATCCCCATGCTGAATAAACTTGAAGAAGTCGCTGACCGTTTTCGCGAGGTAGAGGGCTTGCTCTCTGACCCAACGGTGTTGAACGATCAGAACCGTTATCGTGCACTGACCATAGAGCACTCTGAGCTGATTGATGTCGTTAAAGATTACGAACGTTGCTGTCGTATCAGAGAGGAAATTGCCGCTAGCCAGGAGCTTCTTAAGGATCCGGATGCAGAGGTTCGCGAAATGGCGAACGCAGACGTCTCAGAGCTCGAAACTGAACTAACTGAGCTTGAGGAGCAACTCAAACTCATGCTGCTGCCCAAGGATCCGAATGACCAGAGGAACGTCGTTCTTGAAATCCGCGCCGGTACCGGTGGTGATGAAGCGGCTCTGTTTGCCGGTGACCTTTTTCGCATGTACTGCCGATATGCCGACCACCAGGGTTGGAAGGTGGAACTTCTCAGTACGGCTGAATCGGAAGCGGGTGGTTACAAGGAAGTGATCGCCCTGGTCAGCGGTAAAGGGGTTTTCTCACGTTTTAAATATGAGAGCGGCACCCACCGGGTACAGCGGGTTCCGGAAACCGAGGCCCAGGGGCGGATTCATACTTCGGCTTGTACCGTAGCGGTGATGCCGGAAGCGGATGATGTTGAAGTCGATATTGATCCCTCCGATCTGCGTATTGACCTCTACCGGGCCTCCGGAGCCGGCGGGCAGCACGTCAACAAGACCGAATCGGCTGTGCGGATAACGCACGTCCCGACCGGGGTTGTGGTTGCTTGCCAGGATGAAAAATCCCAGCATAAAAATAAAGCCAAGGCGATGAAGGTTCTGAAGTCGCGAATTCTTGATGCCATGCAGGCTGAGCAGCACGCGAAGATGGCCGCTGATCGCAAGAGCCAGGTGGGCAGCGGTGATCGCTCCGAGCGGATCCGTACCTATAACTTTCCTCAGGGACGCTGTACGGATCACCGCGTTAACCTGACGCTTTACAAGCTTGAAGCCATCATGCAGGGTGATCTTGATGAAGTTATCGACACCTTGACGACCCATGCCCAGGCCGAATTGATGGCCGGGCAGGACAGCTGATTGCACAGGGAGTTCGCTTGACTGAGCGTTGGACGGTTCTCAAAATTCTGCAATGGACGGCAGATTATTTTACTGGCAAGGAGATCGCTTCCGCACGTCTGGAAGCGGAGCTGCTGTTGGCGGCCACGCTTGACCTGGACCGGGTCGGCCTCTATGTCAATTTTGAACGTCCGCTTGATTCGTCTGAGTTGGCGGCTTTTCGCGAACAGGTACAGAGGCGCGCCAAAGGCGAGCCGGTTCAGTATATCCTTGGTGAAACAGAGTTCTGGTCTTTGCCTTTCACGGTCAGTCCGGCAGTTCTGGTGCCGCGCGCGGATACGGAAGTTCTGGTCGAGGAAGCTTTGTCGCGGATCGAAGGGCCTGTTCATCTTCTCGATGTCGGTACGGGCAGCGGTGCTATCGCGGTCGCTATGGCTCACGAAAAGCCAGAAATTCAAGTTACGGCTCTTGATTGCAGTGAAGAGGCCCTGCACGTGGCTCGTGGCAACGCCGAACGCAACGGGGTGGCAGAGCGAGTGAGCTGTCTTGCCGGTGACCTGGCCGAGCTGCCACCTGGCCCCTTTGCAATGGTGGTGAGTAACCCACCCTATATCCCGACTGCGGATTGTGAGCAGTTGATGACGGAGGTTCGTGACCATGAGCCTCGTCTGGCTCTCGATGGTGGCAAAGATGGTTTAACCGCTTATCGTCAGCTTACGTCCCAGTCCGGGGAGATACTCCTTGCGGGGGGCTGGTTGCTGGTTGAGGTTGGTATAGGTCAGGCCGAAGACGTTGTCGCTCTGTTCGAGGCGGCCGGTCTTGCCGAGATCTCATCTCGTGATGACTATGCTGGCATTCCCCGGGTTGTCGCGGGGCGTAAAAAGCTTTAACCTTTCGGTCGCGTAGCCCTTTTCTTCGAGCCCTCTGCGGGCCCTGTGGTAAATAGATTACAAGAGGTAAGAAACTTTGGATAAGTTGATCATACATGGTGGCAAACGACTGTCCGGCGAGGTTGCTGTGAGCGGAGCCAAGAACGCTGCCTTGCCGCTCCTTTTTGCCACATTGCTCTCTCCCGGGCCGCATCGGTTGGGGAATCTCCCGCGTCTGCGTGATATCACGACTGCCGAGCGATTACTGGCAGAGCTTGGCGCCGAGGTGGATAGCAGTAACGGCACCTTGAAAATTGCGACCGAGCAGATCAACAGCATGGAAGCTCCTTATGAACTGGTGCGTACCATGCGTGCATCGGTTCTGGTTCTTGGCCCGCTGCTGGCTCGTTATGGTAAAGCTCGGGTCAGCCTGCCCGGCGGTTGCGCTATTGGCGCGCGGCCGATTAACCTGCATCTCAAGGGACTCGAAGCCATGGGCGCAGAGATTCATCTTGAGAACGGTTACGTCGAGGCCAGCGCTGCCCGCCTGGAAGGAGCCCGCATCCACTTTGATGTGCCGACCGTTGGTGGCACTGAAAATCTGATGATGGCGGCGACTCTTGCCCGGGGCACCACGATTCTTGAGAATGCTGCACGTGAGCCGGAAATTATTGATCTTGCCAACGCCTTGCAGGGTATGGGTGCCTCTATCGAGGGCGCCGGCACCGATACCATAACGATCGAGGGCGTTGACGATCTTTCGCCGATGGATTACCAGGTGATGCCCGATCGCATCGAGGCCGGAACCTTCCTGGTGGCGGCTGCCATGACCGGCGGCCGGGTTGGCGTTAAAGGTGGTTGTGCCGAACATATGGAGGCGCTGCTCAGCAAGCTTGAAGAAGCTGGCGCAACGGTGGCAGCGACGCCGGAAACCCTCTGGGTTGAAGGGCCGCAGGAGATTCAGTCAGTTAACATCAAGACCCAGCCGCATCCGGGTTTTCCGACCGATATGCAAGCTCAATTCATGGCGATGATGTCCCTCGGTAACGGCACCAGCATGATTACCGAAGCGGTTTTCGAGAATCGATTCATGCACGTCAGCGAACTGCAGCGGATGGGTGCAGACATCTCTATCGAAGGTCATACCGCTGCCGTTAAAGGGGTCTCGGCTTTACATGGCGCACCGGTCATGGCGACCGACCTGCGTGCCAGCGCCAGTCTGGTGCTCGCCGGGTTGGCTGCGGACAATACCACCGAGATCAGCCGCATCTATCACCTGGATCGCGGTTATGAAAACCTGGAAGAGAAGTTCCGCAGTCTGGGTGCGGATATTGAACGCGTCCCGGGATAAAATTAAAGTGACTTTGATGGCACTCACTAGGTACACTGAGTAGTTGTCGAACCTTCTGTTGATTACAGCCCGTCACCAACTGGATTAAAATATGAATGACTATTTGACCTTCGCCCTGCCTAAAGGGCGTATCATGCAGGACTCCATGGAGCTGTTTGCCAAAATTGGCATCACCTGTCCGGAAATGGATGATCCTGGTCGCAAGCTGGTTTTTGAAAATCGTGACGATAAATTGCGTTTCATGGCTGTGCGCTCCCAGGATGTTCCGACCTATGTCGAGCAGGGCTGCGCTGATATTGGTGTGGTCGGGAAAGACACTCTGCTGGAGCAGGATAAAGATCTCTACGAGCCGCTCGACCTTCAATTTGGTTACTGTCGCCTGGTGGTGGCAGAGCCCAAAGAACTGTGTCAGGATGATGATCCCGCCGGCTGGTCGAATATTCGGGTGGCTAGTAAATACCCCAATATGACAGAAAAATATTTCGCCGCAAAAGGTGTCCAGGTCGAGGTCATCAAGCTGTACGGATCGATTGAGCTTGCACCGTTGGTCGGCCTGACCGAGCGTATTGTTGACCTGGTGTCGACCGGCGGGACCATGCGCGAGAATGGCCTGGTAGAGGTGGAAACGATTGCCGAAGTCACCAGCCGCCTGATTGTGAATCGTGCCAGTCTCAAAACCAAGCATCGCCGGATTTCCAAATTGATCGAAGACTTGGAAAAAGTCATCGAAAATGGCCCACGTATTTCCGGCTGACCTGACCGCCCCAAGGAGATAACCATGATTCGGTTTCTGCGTTTTTCAGATGCCGGCTTTGCTGAAAACTTTCGCGAGATCAGTGAGCGTGGCGAGTCCACACCGCCCGGAGTGCTTGAAACGGTTCAGGAGATCCTTAACGATGTCCGGAAACGAGGCGACGCAGCGCTTTTTGAATATACAGAGCGCTTTGATCGTCTCAAGCTGGAGGCTGCAACTCTCGAAGTCTCTGCTGATGAGATAGCGCAGGCTCTTGCCGCCGTCGATAGCAAAACCCTGGCAACCTTGCAGCTGGCTGCCGATCGGATTGCAGCTTTCCACGCCAAGCAAAAAGAAGAGACCTGGCTCTCCGACGACGAACCTGATATCCGTTTGGGGCAGATGGTGACTCCACTTGACCGTGTCGGAATTTACGTGCCGGGCGGCAAGGCTGCTTACCCCTCATCGGTGCTGATGAACGCGGTGCCGGCCAAGGTGGCCGGAGTCGGCGAGATTATCATGGTCGTACCGATGCCTGACGGAGTGGTTAATCCCTACGTGCTCACAGCCGCCCATGTTGCAGGCGTCGACAGAATTTTCAAGCTGGGTGGTGCCCAGGCTGTGGCGGCTCTTGCCTACGGCACGGAGACGGTTCCGAAGGTCGACAAGATTACCGGGCCCGGCAATATTTTTGTGGCCACGGCCAAACGTCTGGTGTTCGGTACGGTCGACATCGACATGATTGCCGGACCGAGTGAAATTCTGGTCATCAACGACGGCAGTGGCAACCCCGCGCACATTGCCGCGGACCTGCTCTCGCAAGCCGAGCATGATGAGTTGGCTGCGGCTCTGCTGATTACGACCGACGAAACTTTTGGTCGGCAAGTTGCCGCGGAGTTGGAATCTCAGCTTCAGGAGCTGTCACGTGCAGCCATCGCCCGTCAGTCGATCGATAACTTCGGCGCAATTATCCTTGCCCGTGATCTGGATGAAGCGGCTGCCTTCAGTAATAAAATTGCTCCAGAGCACCTTGAGCTTGCGGTTGATGAGTCCTTTGAACTACTGCCGAAGATAAGACATGCCGGTGCGGTCTTCCTCGGCCACAACACCCCGGAAGCTGCCGGTGACTATCTGGCCGGGCCGAACCACACCCTGCCAACCGGTGGCACGGCGCGTTTCTTCTCGCCGCTTGGTACAGAAGACTTCGTCAAAAAATCGAGCTTGATCTCCTTCAGCGCTGAAGGGCTGAATCGGTTGGGTGCGGATATTGTTAAAATTGCCGAGCTTGAAGGGCTGGAAGCTCATGCCAGATCAGTTTCGATTCGGCTTGATAAAAACTGATCATAAAGTACTGTACGAGTTTGTTGGTCTGTTAACCACGAAGAGCACTAAGACCACGAAGATAAAATTAACCTTAGCAGGCTTTCTTCGCGTTCTTCGTGTCCTTCGTGGTGCAAAACGCCAAGATTATTGTTGGTTGTAAAAGAGGCAAAAGCAAGTCAGTCAATTTCTGATGGAGGAACCCATGGCAAGGACAGCTACGATTAATCGTAGTACCAAAGAGACCAGCATTAAATTAACTCTCGAGTTGGATGGTCGCGGGGAGCACCAGGTTGAATCCGGAGTGCCTTTCTTCGATCATATGCTGACCCAGATCGCTCGCCACGGTTTTTTCGATCTGCAACTCGACGCAAAAGGCGACCTGGAGATAGATGCCCACCA
This genomic interval carries:
- the hisD gene encoding histidinol dehydrogenase, with product MIRFLRFSDAGFAENFREISERGESTPPGVLETVQEILNDVRKRGDAALFEYTERFDRLKLEAATLEVSADEIAQALAAVDSKTLATLQLAADRIAAFHAKQKEETWLSDDEPDIRLGQMVTPLDRVGIYVPGGKAAYPSSVLMNAVPAKVAGVGEIIMVVPMPDGVVNPYVLTAAHVAGVDRIFKLGGAQAVAALAYGTETVPKVDKITGPGNIFVATAKRLVFGTVDIDMIAGPSEILVINDGSGNPAHIAADLLSQAEHDELAAALLITTDETFGRQVAAELESQLQELSRAAIARQSIDNFGAIILARDLDEAAAFSNKIAPEHLELAVDESFELLPKIRHAGAVFLGHNTPEAAGDYLAGPNHTLPTGGTARFFSPLGTEDFVKKSSLISFSAEGLNRLGADIVKIAELEGLEAHARSVSIRLDKN
- the rpmE gene encoding 50S ribosomal protein L31; the protein is MKEGIHPSYEPSTVTCHCGNSFETKSTKGDITTEICSSCHPFYTGKQKLMDTAGRIERFRKRYEKKD
- the prfA gene encoding peptide chain release factor 1, which produces MLNKLEEVADRFREVEGLLSDPTVLNDQNRYRALTIEHSELIDVVKDYERCCRIREEIAASQELLKDPDAEVREMANADVSELETELTELEEQLKLMLLPKDPNDQRNVVLEIRAGTGGDEAALFAGDLFRMYCRYADHQGWKVELLSTAESEAGGYKEVIALVSGKGVFSRFKYESGTHRVQRVPETEAQGRIHTSACTVAVMPEADDVEVDIDPSDLRIDLYRASGAGGQHVNKTESAVRITHVPTGVVVACQDEKSQHKNKAKAMKVLKSRILDAMQAEQHAKMAADRKSQVGSGDRSERIRTYNFPQGRCTDHRVNLTLYKLEAIMQGDLDEVIDTLTTHAQAELMAGQDS
- the prmC gene encoding peptide chain release factor N(5)-glutamine methyltransferase codes for the protein MTERWTVLKILQWTADYFTGKEIASARLEAELLLAATLDLDRVGLYVNFERPLDSSELAAFREQVQRRAKGEPVQYILGETEFWSLPFTVSPAVLVPRADTEVLVEEALSRIEGPVHLLDVGTGSGAIAVAMAHEKPEIQVTALDCSEEALHVARGNAERNGVAERVSCLAGDLAELPPGPFAMVVSNPPYIPTADCEQLMTEVRDHEPRLALDGGKDGLTAYRQLTSQSGEILLAGGWLLVEVGIGQAEDVVALFEAAGLAEISSRDDYAGIPRVVAGRKKL
- the thyX gene encoding FAD-dependent thymidylate synthase; amino-acid sequence: MHVQLLSHTPIPEQVVAAAARLCYSESSIEQLLGQAPEQIAKMLQKILELGHFSVLEHASFTFGIEGISRACSHQLVRHRIASFSQQSQRYVSHEQQFELIVPESIREHQSLLKRFETHMQVTHELYRDLMDVGVPAEDARFVLPNAASTKLVMTMNARELHHFFALRCCRRAQWEIQALAKEMLQLAREASSLLFAEAGPGCLKRPCPEGAMTCGEIKAVREEYWQL
- the hisG gene encoding ATP phosphoribosyltransferase; this translates as MNDYLTFALPKGRIMQDSMELFAKIGITCPEMDDPGRKLVFENRDDKLRFMAVRSQDVPTYVEQGCADIGVVGKDTLLEQDKDLYEPLDLQFGYCRLVVAEPKELCQDDDPAGWSNIRVASKYPNMTEKYFAAKGVQVEVIKLYGSIELAPLVGLTERIVDLVSTGGTMRENGLVEVETIAEVTSRLIVNRASLKTKHRRISKLIEDLEKVIENGPRISG
- the murA gene encoding UDP-N-acetylglucosamine 1-carboxyvinyltransferase, whose protein sequence is MDKLIIHGGKRLSGEVAVSGAKNAALPLLFATLLSPGPHRLGNLPRLRDITTAERLLAELGAEVDSSNGTLKIATEQINSMEAPYELVRTMRASVLVLGPLLARYGKARVSLPGGCAIGARPINLHLKGLEAMGAEIHLENGYVEASAARLEGARIHFDVPTVGGTENLMMAATLARGTTILENAAREPEIIDLANALQGMGASIEGAGTDTITIEGVDDLSPMDYQVMPDRIEAGTFLVAAAMTGGRVGVKGGCAEHMEALLSKLEEAGATVAATPETLWVEGPQEIQSVNIKTQPHPGFPTDMQAQFMAMMSLGNGTSMITEAVFENRFMHVSELQRMGADISIEGHTAAVKGVSALHGAPVMATDLRASASLVLAGLAADNTTEISRIYHLDRGYENLEEKFRSLGADIERVPG